In Nostoc sp. GT001, a genomic segment contains:
- a CDS encoding AAA family ATPase has product MDDIFKGFEQLLELAKALEEKVEKGELKTSIEIRSHNLSSIPRQGNIPRKTSSSRVRSNSTDAATPMDNVDDVTTPSANKNSKASWQGIGGLGDVLKEIRELVEIPLKRPDLLAKLGLEPPRGVLLVGPPGTGKTLTARVLAEELELNYIAINGPEVMSKYYGEAEARLRSIFEKATRSAPCLIFIDEIDSLAPDRSQVEGEVEKRLVAQLLGLMDGFAKTEGVIVLAATNRPDYLDPALRRPGRFDREVHFRVPDRDGRLEILTILTSAMPLETSVNLGAIADLAVGFVGADIKALCQKAAYIALRRQVPSLNSAIPENMTIIQQDFLEAIKEIKPSVLRDVAIEVPSVSWDDIGGLDNVKQKLQESVEGALLYPELYEQTKAKPPRGILLWGPPGTGKTLLAKAIASQARANFIAVNGPELLSRWVGAAEQAVRELFRKARQAAPCVVFIDEIDTLAPARGRFTGDSGVSDRVVGQLLTELDGLHECPKVLLVGATNRPEAIDPALLRAGRLDLQIKIDLPDRASRLAILQVHNLDRPLVDVDLETWATVTEGWNGADLALLSNQAALSAIRRYRAQGLSDSSLIQITNDDFQVTYQMLANQHQSQ; this is encoded by the coding sequence GCTTTAGAAGAAAAAGTAGAGAAAGGGGAGTTAAAAACTTCTATTGAAATTCGGTCTCATAATCTCAGTAGTATTCCCCGGCAAGGCAATATTCCGAGAAAAACTAGTTCCAGCCGAGTCAGATCCAATTCCACCGATGCAGCTACACCAATGGATAATGTTGATGATGTCACCACCCCATCAGCTAACAAGAACTCAAAAGCTTCTTGGCAAGGTATCGGCGGCTTGGGTGATGTTCTCAAGGAAATCAGAGAATTAGTTGAAATTCCCCTTAAACGTCCAGATTTATTGGCAAAATTAGGTTTAGAGCCTCCGCGTGGGGTTTTGCTAGTTGGCCCGCCCGGTACAGGAAAAACTTTAACAGCCCGTGTTTTGGCAGAAGAGTTAGAGTTAAACTACATTGCCATCAATGGCCCAGAGGTGATGAGCAAGTATTACGGGGAAGCAGAAGCTCGTTTGCGAAGTATTTTTGAGAAAGCAACTCGTTCTGCTCCCTGCTTGATATTTATTGACGAAATTGACAGTCTCGCCCCAGATCGCAGCCAAGTGGAAGGCGAAGTTGAAAAAAGACTAGTGGCGCAGTTGCTTGGGTTAATGGATGGGTTTGCCAAAACCGAGGGTGTAATTGTATTAGCGGCAACAAATCGTCCCGATTATCTCGATCCGGCGTTGCGTCGTCCGGGACGCTTCGATCGCGAAGTTCATTTTCGGGTTCCCGATCGCGATGGACGATTGGAAATTCTGACGATTTTGACAAGTGCTATGCCCTTGGAGACTTCGGTTAATTTAGGAGCGATCGCCGATTTGGCTGTCGGTTTTGTCGGTGCTGATATCAAAGCTCTTTGTCAGAAAGCAGCCTACATTGCCCTGCGTCGTCAAGTCCCCTCGCTCAACAGTGCCATTCCTGAGAACATGACTATCATCCAGCAGGATTTTCTGGAAGCAATTAAGGAGATAAAACCCTCAGTTCTCAGGGATGTAGCAATTGAAGTACCGAGTGTCAGTTGGGATGACATTGGTGGTTTGGATAATGTTAAACAAAAACTTCAAGAATCTGTTGAAGGCGCACTCCTTTATCCCGAACTATACGAGCAAACCAAAGCCAAGCCTCCTCGTGGAATTCTGTTGTGGGGGCCGCCGGGAACGGGAAAAACATTACTTGCAAAAGCGATCGCTTCCCAAGCAAGAGCCAACTTTATAGCTGTGAATGGCCCGGAATTACTCAGCCGATGGGTAGGAGCAGCAGAACAAGCAGTCAGAGAACTCTTTCGCAAAGCTCGGCAAGCAGCTCCTTGCGTTGTGTTTATAGATGAAATTGATACCTTAGCACCAGCAAGGGGAAGATTCACTGGTGATTCTGGAGTTAGCGATCGCGTTGTCGGTCAACTGCTCACCGAACTAGATGGGTTGCATGAATGCCCGAAAGTATTGTTAGTAGGAGCAACCAATCGTCCAGAAGCGATCGATCCTGCCTTGCTCAGAGCCGGAAGATTGGACTTACAAATCAAAATCGATCTACCAGATCGAGCCAGTCGATTAGCTATTTTACAAGTTCACAATCTAGATCGTCCCTTGGTTGATGTCGATTTAGAAACCTGGGCAACAGTTACCGAGGGTTGGAATGGTGCAGACTTGGCTTTATTGAGCAATCAAGCTGCTTTAAGCGCAATTCGTCGATACCGCGCCCAGGGATTGAGTGACTCCAGCTTGATTCAGATTACAAATGATGATTTCCAAGTTACATATCAAATGCTTGCCAACCAGCATCAATCTCAATAG